TCACatgagattcggtgaaatcctaaatttttcttccatttaatgtgtcttgtttcgttcaaaaccttcccgagagaacataaaaaataagttataaagtcaatgtagagttaactttcattaaaattgagattttcagaatgtgcgttaatttttttgcgcagtgcatTTTGAGTATAGTATTCATTGAATTGAAGATTAGCCAACATTCAAACGATTTATTTAGGTAAGATATTGATGAAATCAAAATTAATAGCCATTTTCCACCATCACCTGGGAGTGcactttttattgaaatttgttcATTCTCCTCAggtatttgaattattttgtaatGTATGATATTTGTTGGGTTGTGTTACGGACAGGGTTTCttatattgaatgaaaaaactcacattgattcttattttattgaaatgatttcaagatgaaaataaataaaattacacttataatataattcaatattaataataaacaTTTAACACTATCAAATCATACAAAAGCTTGTATCAGTCTGGTACGATCCACCTCGTGGCATTATTGCACAACACATGGGCTTGAAGGTGAaaatttttccacaattttcGTGAGGGAGGAAATTCATTATAACTGACAATTTGAATAGATGTAGAGGGGAATCTTTGCTCGTTTTCAGACTCGACGAAGTCACGCCCATGTTGAGAAAATCTTACGTTTAAGTACTTTTTATGGCAGTAATCTGTGATAGTGAGCTTTTTTGCTCTTCTCTATCACGTAGAAAGAGTGTGGTTTTCCGTTTCCGGGGAAGTATTTGGTGAACGCCCCCTTTTTGGGTTTGGCTGGGACGTAATAAGATGGCTTTCTGGGCTTGTAGTGGTCGCTCTCTGGCTTGTCCAAGACCTCGTTCCAGCTCTCTGGGTTTGGATAGTCGTTTATTGTTATGTCGTGTATGTCGTTCTTCCTTGACTTCAGTTTATGCGCTGCCAAGGTCTTGAGGACAGGAAGATTCCAGTGGTATACCTTTGCTGGTTTTCCGTTGCTCTTGAAACCTGGAAAAagatgatgatgaaaaaaatttttacccATTAAATTTTCGTGTATGCAgttaaatacactgcgcaaaaaaattaacgcacattctgaaaatctcaattttaatgaaagttaactctacattgactttataacttattttttatgttctctcgggaaggttttgaacgaaacaagaaacattaaatggaagaaaaattcaggatttcaccgaatcttatgtgaaagaagagaaatgaacaattttcaatatactgaaatgctgataagtgatttaaaacttggtatttccaccccttgcgttaattacagctcggcaacgacggttcatactcaaaatgagtgatcttaaaatgttctgatctaatccttcccggatttctccgagttggattcctaagtcattaagagtagctggatgattttctgaacttctcagcc
This genomic stretch from Coccinella septempunctata chromosome 7, icCocSept1.1, whole genome shotgun sequence harbors:
- the LOC123317248 gene encoding uncharacterized protein LOC123317248 — protein: MMTRIPQAIVILAILVGSSLASLQSTSRNHELLSKIGLTRVRTPQSHHRKRLAVQSRHHSRSDDSHMFIIKLPPSPHYYGFNNPNSIEEPSKKKHLPIGFKSNGKPAKVYHWNLPVLKTLAAHKLKSRKNDIHDITINDYPNPESWNEVLDKPESDHYKPRKPSYYVPAKPKKGAFTKYFPGNGKPHSFYVIEKSKKAHYHRLLP